A region from the Rhodopseudomonas julia genome encodes:
- a CDS encoding glutamine synthetase family protein has translation MSESNRDPVTLPVSATNPGRGVANSEEARRWCRERAIEDIECIVPDQAGVARGKLMPTGKFFDDKPMTLPAAIFTQTITGDYPDRDEEEYAESITDGDLIFRPDFSTLAVVPWASDPTAHVIHNAYHRDGRPVEVSPRRVLQQVIQLYNDAGIQPVVAPELEFYLVKPNLDPDYPLEPPVGRSGRTERARQAYSISAVNEFEALFDDIYEFSEAQGLEIDTLAHEAGTAQMEINLRHGDPVELADQVFLFKRTIREAALRHQMYATFMAKPIAAEPGSAMHIHHSVVSLETGDNIFSTSDGGASKEFLNYIAGLQTYIPRAMAMMAPFVNSYRRITPHTSAPINMRWGYDNRTVGLRVPLSDPAARRVENRVPSSDANPYLAIAASLACGYLGLVNKLEPDEPATGTGYDAPFTLPRSILDAVQLLENTPELVEIFGSAFVSIYRGIKETEYETFMGVISPWEREYLLLSV, from the coding sequence ATGAGCGAATCGAATAGAGACCCGGTAACGCTTCCGGTTTCGGCAACCAATCCCGGACGCGGCGTCGCCAACAGTGAAGAAGCCCGACGCTGGTGCCGGGAACGCGCCATCGAAGACATCGAATGCATCGTGCCGGATCAGGCCGGTGTTGCCCGCGGCAAGCTGATGCCGACCGGAAAATTCTTCGACGACAAGCCGATGACGCTGCCGGCGGCGATCTTCACCCAGACCATCACCGGCGATTATCCGGACCGCGACGAAGAGGAATACGCCGAATCGATCACGGACGGCGATCTCATCTTCCGCCCGGATTTCTCCACCCTCGCCGTCGTGCCCTGGGCGTCCGACCCGACCGCGCATGTCATCCACAACGCCTATCACCGCGACGGGCGGCCCGTGGAAGTTTCCCCGCGCCGGGTGCTGCAGCAGGTCATCCAGCTCTACAACGACGCCGGCATCCAGCCGGTGGTGGCGCCCGAGCTCGAATTCTATCTCGTCAAACCCAATCTCGATCCGGATTATCCGCTCGAGCCGCCGGTCGGACGATCCGGGCGCACGGAGCGCGCCCGCCAGGCCTATTCGATCTCCGCGGTCAACGAGTTCGAAGCCCTCTTCGACGACATCTACGAATTCTCCGAAGCCCAGGGGCTCGAGATCGACACCCTCGCCCATGAGGCGGGGACGGCGCAGATGGAGATCAATCTGCGCCACGGAGATCCCGTCGAACTCGCCGACCAGGTGTTTCTGTTCAAGCGCACGATCCGCGAGGCGGCACTGCGCCATCAGATGTATGCGACCTTCATGGCGAAGCCCATTGCCGCCGAGCCCGGCTCGGCCATGCACATCCACCATTCGGTGGTGAGCCTCGAGACGGGAGACAACATCTTCTCCACGTCCGACGGCGGCGCCAGCAAGGAATTCCTCAATTATATCGCCGGCCTGCAGACCTACATTCCGCGGGCCATGGCGATGATGGCACCGTTCGTGAATTCCTATCGCCGCATCACGCCGCACACCTCCGCGCCGATCAATATGCGCTGGGGCTACGACAACCGCACAGTCGGGCTGCGCGTGCCTCTCTCCGATCCCGCGGCACGGCGCGTGGAAAACCGCGTCCCCTCCTCCGACGCCAATCCCTATCTCGCGATCGCTGCCTCGCTCGCCTGCGGCTATCTCGGTCTCGTCAACAAGCTCGAACCGGACGAACCGGCGACCGGCACGGGCTATGACGCGCCCTTCACCCTGCCGCGCTCCATCCTCGATGCCGTCCAGCTTCTGGAGAACACGCCGGAACTGGTGGAAATCTTCGGCAGCGCCTTCGTCAGCATCTATCGCGGCATCAAGGAAACCGAATACGAAACCTTCATGGGGGTGATCAGCCCCTGGGAGCGTGAATACCTCCTTCTCAGCGTTTAA
- a CDS encoding NAD(P)/FAD-dependent oxidoreductase, protein MPRPFPPSWYHLTAGDRPERQTLSGKAEADICVIGGGLAGLSAALHLAEAGTRVVLLEADRLGYGASGRNGGQIHSGQRRDILWLEKHYGFARAKALWQVGEEAKALVRSLAARFGCKITNGLIDVFHRPADEKENAHFVETLRERYDYPDIEVLSREAAAEAVGSPSYYGGCRDRGAGHLDPYAFLLGLAGATEAAGASLFEDSPALSYRKENGRFCVQTPSGEVTAERLIVTTNGRSGPFEAVTRGRTVGVNSFMVATEPLGDLENTVLPGGECASDSYFVICYWRKSADGRLLFGGGESSAGRIPSDIGSFVRPHFLRVYPQLKDIKIAHGWGGVVSITPARMPFIREIAPGVMAAAGFSGQGVALAPYVGKLLAEEALGRVPQELALYTDLKVGRVPGITALRRAMVSLAIWHGQLVDRF, encoded by the coding sequence GTGCCGCGGCCTTTCCCGCCCTCCTGGTACCATCTGACAGCAGGTGACCGCCCCGAAAGGCAGACGCTCTCGGGCAAGGCCGAGGCGGATATCTGCGTCATCGGCGGCGGCCTCGCCGGCCTCTCCGCAGCCCTGCATCTCGCCGAAGCGGGGACGCGGGTCGTGCTGTTGGAGGCGGACCGGCTCGGTTACGGCGCGTCGGGGCGCAATGGCGGCCAGATCCATTCCGGCCAGCGCCGCGATATTCTCTGGCTTGAAAAGCATTACGGCTTTGCTCGCGCCAAGGCGCTCTGGCAGGTCGGCGAAGAGGCAAAAGCGCTCGTGCGCAGTCTTGCCGCCCGCTTCGGCTGCAAGATCACCAACGGCCTCATCGACGTCTTTCACCGGCCGGCCGACGAAAAGGAAAACGCCCATTTCGTCGAGACGCTGCGGGAGCGCTACGATTATCCCGACATCGAGGTTTTGAGCCGGGAGGCGGCAGCCGAGGCCGTCGGCTCGCCCTCCTATTACGGCGGCTGCCGCGACAGAGGCGCCGGGCATCTCGACCCTTACGCCTTCCTCCTCGGCCTCGCCGGCGCGACCGAAGCCGCAGGCGCCAGCCTTTTCGAAGACAGCCCCGCCCTCTCCTACAGGAAAGAGAACGGGCGCTTTTGTGTCCAAACGCCGTCCGGCGAGGTGACAGCGGAGCGCCTCATCGTCACCACCAACGGCCGTTCAGGTCCGTTCGAGGCCGTCACCCGCGGGCGCACCGTCGGCGTCAACAGCTTCATGGTGGCGACGGAACCGCTCGGAGATCTCGAAAACACCGTCCTGCCCGGCGGCGAATGCGCCTCCGACAGCTATTTCGTCATCTGCTACTGGCGAAAATCGGCGGACGGGCGTCTCCTCTTCGGCGGCGGCGAAAGCAGCGCCGGGCGCATCCCCTCCGACATCGGCAGCTTCGTGCGGCCGCATTTCCTGCGCGTCTATCCGCAACTGAAAGACATCAAGATCGCCCATGGCTGGGGCGGCGTCGTCTCGATCACGCCGGCACGCATGCCCTTCATCCGTGAGATCGCGCCGGGCGTCATGGCGGCCGCCGGCTTTTCCGGCCAGGGCGTGGCACTCGCGCCCTATGTCGGCAAGCTCCTCGCCGAAGAGGCGCTCGGCCGTGTGCCGCAGGAACTCGCCCTCTACACCGACCTCAAGGTCGGCCGCGTGCCGGGCATCACCGCACTTCGCCGCGCCATGGTGAGCCTCGCCATCTGGCACGGCCAGCTCGTCGACCGGTTCTGA
- a CDS encoding DUF4112 domain-containing protein has protein sequence MDRTASSRFDTAFDGTSSRQHSAVEIERELNRLESLAKMMDARFGVPGFRFGFDSLIGLIPGIGDAAGGVISAYLIYRAHQLGADMDVKAKMVRNAGFDFALGLVPLVGDLGDVYFKANLRNVRLLTEHLREKHGIGMVDVTGEARIRDVTPKNATAKKRR, from the coding sequence ATGGACCGCACCGCTTCATCTCGCTTCGACACCGCCTTCGACGGCACCTCTTCGCGCCAGCACAGCGCCGTGGAAATCGAGCGCGAGCTCAACCGGCTTGAATCGCTGGCGAAGATGATGGATGCGCGGTTCGGCGTGCCGGGCTTCCGCTTCGGCTTCGATTCGCTGATCGGCCTCATCCCCGGCATCGGCGATGCGGCGGGCGGCGTCATTTCCGCCTATCTCATCTACCGCGCCCATCAGCTCGGCGCCGACATGGATGTGAAGGCGAAGATGGTGCGCAATGCCGGCTTCGACTTCGCGCTCGGCCTCGTGCCCCTCGTCGGCGATCTCGGCGACGTCTACTTCAAGGCCAATCTGCGCAATGTGCGGCTTCTCACCGAGCATCTTCGCGAAAAGCACGGCATCGGCATGGTCGATGTGACCGGCGAGGCACGCATCCGCGACGTGACCCCGAAGAATGCGACGGCGAAGAAGCGCCGCTAA
- the guaD gene encoding guanine deaminase — translation MVSTKSAVPGRVDAIRGRLLWFEADPYLAGEREAVRYVEDGLLVLKDGLIEAVGEAGVLLTTLPENAVIADHRPHLVMPGFIDPHLHMPQTQVIASYGAHLLEWLEKYTFVEEQKYADPGICAAASTFLLDELLRSGTTSAAVYGSVHPESADALFAEAFKRNMRLVAGKVMMDRAAPAALLDTPETGYEDSKALIEKWHGRGRLSYAITPRFAVTSSEAQLEAAGALAAEYPAMHIQTHLSENTLEIETVARDFPWSEDYTAVYERYGLVRPKALFGHCIHLSKRERQALAQAGASAISCPTSNLFLGSGLFDLAAMRAAEPAVKVGVATDIGGGTSYSMLQTVSEFYKVLALKGQRLTPFEAFHMLTLGNAEALCLDDRIGTFRPGMEADVVALDSAATPAMRWRMETVETLFEELFVLMMLGDDRAVAATYLVGAPAYRSENA, via the coding sequence ATGGTGAGCACGAAATCCGCCGTGCCGGGACGGGTGGACGCGATCCGCGGCCGGCTTTTGTGGTTTGAGGCCGATCCCTATCTCGCCGGCGAGCGGGAGGCCGTGCGCTATGTCGAAGACGGGCTTCTCGTTCTGAAAGACGGGCTGATCGAGGCCGTCGGCGAGGCGGGAGTGCTTTTGACGACGCTGCCGGAGAATGCCGTCATCGCCGATCATCGCCCGCATCTCGTCATGCCGGGCTTCATCGACCCGCATCTCCACATGCCGCAGACGCAGGTGATCGCCTCCTACGGCGCGCATCTTCTGGAATGGCTTGAGAAATACACGTTTGTCGAGGAGCAGAAATACGCCGATCCTGGCATTTGCGCGGCGGCCTCGACCTTCCTTCTCGACGAGCTCTTGCGCTCCGGCACGACGAGCGCCGCGGTCTATGGCTCGGTGCATCCAGAATCCGCCGACGCGCTCTTTGCCGAGGCGTTCAAGCGGAACATGCGGCTTGTCGCCGGCAAGGTGATGATGGACCGGGCCGCCCCCGCCGCGCTCCTCGACACGCCGGAGACGGGATACGAGGACTCAAAGGCGCTGATCGAGAAATGGCACGGGCGCGGCCGGCTCTCCTACGCGATCACGCCGCGCTTTGCCGTCACCTCCTCGGAAGCGCAGCTTGAGGCTGCGGGCGCGCTCGCCGCGGAATATCCTGCGATGCACATCCAGACGCATCTGTCGGAGAACACGCTCGAGATCGAAACCGTCGCCCGCGATTTTCCGTGGTCTGAGGATTATACCGCCGTCTACGAGCGCTACGGGCTGGTGCGGCCGAAGGCGTTGTTCGGCCATTGCATCCATCTCTCTAAGCGTGAACGCCAGGCGCTGGCACAGGCCGGGGCCTCCGCGATCTCGTGTCCGACCTCGAACCTTTTCCTGGGCTCCGGTCTTTTCGATCTTGCGGCCATGCGCGCGGCCGAACCGGCGGTGAAGGTCGGGGTCGCAACCGATATCGGCGGCGGCACCTCCTATTCGATGCTCCAGACGGTGTCGGAATTCTACAAGGTGCTGGCGCTCAAGGGGCAGCGGCTGACGCCGTTCGAGGCCTTTCACATGCTGACGCTCGGCAATGCCGAGGCGCTCTGCCTCGACGATCGTATCGGCACGTTCCGGCCGGGGATGGAGGCCGATGTCGTCGCCCTCGACAGTGCCGCGACACCGGCCATGCGCTGGCGCATGGAGACGGTGGAGACGCTCTTTGAAGAGCTCTTCGTGCTGATGATGTTGGGCGACGATCGCGCGGTTGCGGCGACCTATCTGGTGGGTGCGCCCGCTTACCGTTCCGAAAACGCTTAG
- a CDS encoding urate hydroxylase PuuD, giving the protein MGAIVWEWLSLAVRFVHVITGIAWIGSSFYFIALDLGLRRRDGLPDGVTGEAWQVHGGGFYHMQKYAVAPHFMPDELTWFKWESYFTFLSGFVLLCIVYYFGAELFLIDPSIADIPEWGAVLIGLAGLGSGWLAYDRLCRSLLGRHDTLLFVVLFAFLVAAFFFFCHVFSGRGAFIHCGALIATIMTANVFFVIIPNQKIVVADLKAGREPAAHLGKAAKQRSLHNNYLTLPVLFFMLSNHYPLAFATEWNWLIAILVLPAGALIRHFFNTMHRTGRKIWWPWIVVAVLVAAIVALSRFPGYGPQEAAAARIDKDPELALMASMHFDEAQAIVMGHCSMCHAAEPLFDGVHTAPKGVLLDTPEEVARNWQRIEMQAVRSKAMPPPGVAVISPEERQTLAAWIGSRTTW; this is encoded by the coding sequence ATGGGTGCGATCGTCTGGGAATGGCTGAGCCTTGCCGTGCGCTTCGTGCACGTGATCACGGGCATCGCCTGGATCGGCTCGTCGTTCTATTTCATCGCCCTCGATCTCGGCCTGCGGCGCCGTGATGGACTGCCGGACGGCGTCACCGGCGAAGCCTGGCAGGTGCATGGCGGCGGCTTCTACCACATGCAGAAATATGCCGTGGCGCCGCATTTCATGCCGGACGAGCTCACCTGGTTCAAATGGGAGAGCTATTTCACCTTTCTCTCCGGCTTCGTGCTGCTCTGCATCGTCTATTATTTCGGCGCCGAGCTTTTCCTCATCGATCCGTCGATCGCCGACATTCCCGAATGGGGTGCGGTTCTCATCGGCCTTGCCGGTCTCGGCTCCGGCTGGCTCGCCTATGACCGGCTCTGCCGCTCGCTGCTCGGCCGCCACGACACGCTCCTCTTCGTCGTGCTCTTCGCCTTCCTGGTCGCGGCCTTCTTCTTCTTCTGCCACGTCTTTTCCGGCCGCGGCGCCTTCATCCATTGCGGCGCGCTCATCGCCACGATCATGACGGCGAACGTCTTCTTCGTGATCATTCCGAACCAGAAGATCGTGGTCGCCGACCTGAAGGCGGGGCGGGAGCCGGCCGCGCATCTCGGCAAGGCCGCGAAGCAGCGTTCGCTGCACAACAATTATCTGACGCTGCCCGTCCTCTTCTTCATGCTGTCGAACCATTATCCGCTCGCCTTCGCGACGGAATGGAACTGGCTGATCGCCATTCTGGTGCTGCCGGCGGGCGCGCTCATCCGGCATTTCTTCAACACGATGCATCGGACGGGCCGGAAGATCTGGTGGCCCTGGATCGTGGTGGCCGTGCTCGTCGCTGCGATCGTCGCGCTGTCGCGCTTTCCGGGCTACGGGCCGCAGGAGGCGGCGGCCGCCAGGATCGACAAGGATCCCGAGCTCGCTCTGATGGCCTCGATGCATTTCGACGAGGCGCAGGCGATCGTCATGGGGCATTGTTCCATGTGCCATGCCGCCGAGCCCCTGTTTGACGGGGTTCACACGGCACCGAAGGGCGTGCTCCTCGACACGCCGGAAGAGGTCGCCCGCAACTGGCAGAGGATCGAGATGCAGGCGGTGCGCTCCAAAGCCATGCCGCCGCCGGGGGTCGCCGTGATCAGCCCCGAGGAGCGGCAGACATTGGCCGCCTGGATCGGAAGCCGGACGACATGGTGA
- a CDS encoding BMP family ABC transporter substrate-binding protein has product MNRRQVLVGSAATLALPALIGRAAAQDGPLNVGFVYVGPVGDYGWSHAHDEARKKAQEHFGDKIKTNYVENVAEGPDAERVIRQLAQQGNKLIFTTSFGFMNPTIKVAKQFPDVHFEHATGYKTADNVGIYNARFYEGRAVIGTIAGMMSKSGKAGYVGSVPIPEVVRGINAFTLAAQKVNPDFTTQVVWVNSWYDPAKEADAAKALIDQGCDIISQHTDSPAPLQAAEQRGVYAFGQASNMIDFAPKAHLTAITDNWGPYYIDQIQKQLDGEWAPGNIWWGIEKGLVGIAPYNDIMPADVKEAADKVKNGIASGEIHPFSGPITDQSGEVKVPEGDTIPDEQLLGLDWYVKGVQS; this is encoded by the coding sequence ATGAATAGGCGCCAGGTCTTGGTCGGCAGCGCCGCGACCCTTGCTCTTCCCGCTCTGATCGGCCGTGCCGCGGCCCAGGACGGACCGCTCAATGTCGGTTTCGTCTATGTCGGGCCGGTCGGCGATTACGGCTGGAGCCACGCCCATGACGAGGCGCGCAAGAAGGCGCAGGAGCATTTCGGCGACAAGATCAAGACGAACTACGTCGAGAACGTCGCCGAGGGACCGGATGCGGAACGCGTCATCCGCCAGCTCGCACAGCAGGGCAACAAGCTCATCTTCACGACCTCCTTCGGCTTCATGAACCCGACGATCAAGGTCGCAAAGCAGTTTCCGGACGTGCATTTCGAGCACGCCACCGGCTACAAGACGGCCGACAATGTCGGCATCTACAATGCCCGTTTCTATGAAGGCCGCGCCGTCATCGGCACCATCGCCGGCATGATGTCGAAATCCGGCAAGGCGGGCTATGTCGGCTCCGTGCCGATCCCGGAAGTGGTGCGTGGCATCAACGCCTTCACGCTCGCCGCGCAGAAGGTCAATCCGGACTTTACCACGCAGGTCGTGTGGGTGAATTCCTGGTACGACCCGGCCAAGGAAGCCGATGCCGCCAAGGCGCTGATCGACCAGGGCTGCGATATCATCTCCCAGCACACCGATTCCCCGGCGCCGCTGCAGGCCGCCGAGCAGCGCGGCGTCTATGCCTTCGGCCAGGCCTCCAACATGATCGACTTCGCGCCGAAGGCGCATCTGACGGCGATCACCGACAATTGGGGCCCCTATTACATCGACCAGATCCAGAAACAGCTCGACGGCGAATGGGCGCCGGGCAACATCTGGTGGGGTATTGAGAAGGGTCTCGTCGGCATCGCGCCGTACAACGACATCATGCCGGCCGACGTGAAGGAAGCCGCCGACAAGGTGAAGAACGGCATCGCCTCGGGCGAGATCCATCCCTTCTCCGGCCCGATCACCGACCAGTCCGGAGAAGTGAAGGTGCCGGAAGGCGACACGATCCCGGACGAGCAGCTCCTGGGGCTCGACTGGTACGTGAAGGGCGTCCAGAGCTAA
- a CDS encoding ABC transporter permease has product MTLVGAATPILLAALGELVVEKSGVLNLGLEGMMLIGAVTAFGVTFTTGSASLGLVAAMAAGAAASMIFAFLTLTLTANQVATGLALTIFGIGLSSLIGQNFVGRTVSGLEHIFPAALADDPIGRVLFGYSPLVYISLIMTVLVAWFLRRSRAGLILRAIGESDEAAHSIGYSVIRVRYLAVAFGGAMAGLGGAYYSLVMTPMWADRLTAGRGWIALALVVFASWRPLRLLGGAYLFGAVMTLELHAKAAGINIVPPEFLAMLPYLATIVVLTLISIAPSGRRNAAPACLGKPFRATG; this is encoded by the coding sequence ATGACCCTCGTCGGCGCGGCGACGCCGATCCTTCTGGCGGCGCTCGGCGAGCTCGTCGTGGAAAAGAGCGGTGTGCTCAATCTCGGCCTCGAAGGCATGATGCTGATCGGCGCCGTTACCGCCTTCGGCGTGACCTTTACGACCGGCAGCGCATCGCTCGGGCTCGTCGCCGCGATGGCGGCGGGGGCCGCCGCCTCGATGATTTTTGCGTTTCTGACGCTGACCCTGACCGCCAATCAGGTCGCGACCGGGCTCGCGCTGACGATCTTCGGTATCGGCCTTTCTTCCCTCATCGGGCAGAATTTCGTCGGCCGCACGGTGAGCGGGCTCGAGCATATCTTCCCCGCCGCGCTCGCCGACGATCCGATCGGGCGCGTCCTCTTCGGCTATTCGCCGCTCGTCTACATCTCGCTGATCATGACCGTGCTCGTCGCCTGGTTTTTGCGGCGCTCGCGTGCCGGCCTCATCCTGCGGGCGATCGGGGAAAGCGACGAGGCGGCGCATTCGATCGGCTATTCGGTCATCCGCGTGCGCTATCTCGCGGTCGCCTTCGGCGGCGCCATGGCCGGGCTCGGCGGCGCCTATTACTCGCTGGTGATGACGCCGATGTGGGCCGACCGGCTGACGGCTGGGCGCGGATGGATCGCGCTGGCGCTCGTCGTCTTCGCCTCCTGGCGGCCGCTCCGGCTTTTGGGCGGCGCCTATCTCTTCGGCGCGGTGATGACGCTCGAGCTGCATGCCAAGGCCGCCGGCATCAATATCGTGCCGCCGGAATTTCTGGCGATGCTGCCTTATCTTGCGACCATCGTGGTCCTGACCTTGATTTCGATCGCGCCGTCCGGCCGCCGCAATGCGGCTCCGGCCTGTCTCGGCAAACCCTTCCGCGCCACCGGTTGA
- a CDS encoding ABC transporter permease, protein MRLRLEPRREASRAMLYGTPVLAVALTVLAGILIFSLMGYDGLAAIYQIFVAPIADPYRWQDLFVKAAPLITIALGLAIGFRANVWNIGAEGQYIVGALAGTGVALATWDMEGYWILPAMVAAGILGGLLWAAIPAFLKTRFNVNEILTSLMLTYVAVQLLYYLMRGPWRDPEGYGFPQTRLFSEWQTLPTVVQGTLVHLGVPVAFFLAIVVWVVLSRTVTGFQVRVVGLAPQAARYGGFSARGTVWLTLLTSGAFAGLAGIFEAAGPFQQMTPQFSVNYGFTAIIVAFLGRLHPLGIVLAGMVLAVSYVGGENAQTALGLPYAATGMFQAMMLFFLLAVDILVRYRLRVVMPADLSRPAEARHPHIRQADEGVRTSSTPLDKHRESLSA, encoded by the coding sequence ATGCGGCTTAGGCTGGAGCCGCGCCGCGAGGCGAGCCGGGCGATGCTCTACGGGACGCCGGTTCTCGCCGTCGCGCTCACTGTCCTTGCGGGTATCCTGATCTTTTCGCTCATGGGCTATGACGGGCTGGCGGCGATCTATCAGATCTTCGTCGCACCGATCGCCGATCCCTATCGCTGGCAGGACCTCTTCGTGAAGGCGGCGCCGCTCATCACCATCGCGCTCGGTCTTGCCATCGGCTTTCGGGCCAATGTCTGGAACATCGGCGCGGAGGGCCAGTATATCGTCGGCGCGCTCGCCGGCACGGGTGTGGCGCTCGCCACCTGGGACATGGAAGGCTACTGGATCCTGCCGGCGATGGTCGCGGCGGGGATTCTCGGCGGTCTCCTCTGGGCCGCGATCCCGGCATTTCTGAAGACGCGCTTCAACGTCAACGAGATCCTGACCAGCCTGATGCTGACCTATGTGGCGGTGCAGCTTCTCTATTATCTGATGCGCGGCCCCTGGCGCGATCCGGAAGGCTACGGCTTTCCGCAGACGCGCCTTTTCTCCGAATGGCAGACGCTGCCGACCGTCGTGCAGGGCACCCTCGTGCATCTCGGCGTCCCCGTCGCTTTCTTCCTGGCGATCGTCGTCTGGGTCGTCCTGTCGCGCACGGTGACGGGCTTTCAGGTGCGGGTCGTGGGCCTCGCCCCGCAGGCGGCGCGCTATGGCGGCTTTTCCGCCCGCGGCACGGTCTGGCTGACGCTTCTGACCTCCGGCGCCTTCGCCGGCCTTGCCGGCATTTTCGAAGCGGCGGGTCCGTTTCAGCAGATGACGCCGCAGTTTTCCGTCAATTACGGCTTCACCGCGATCATCGTCGCCTTTCTCGGGCGCCTGCATCCGCTCGGCATCGTGCTTGCGGGCATGGTCCTGGCCGTGTCCTATGTCGGCGGCGAGAACGCCCAGACGGCACTGGGGCTTCCCTATGCGGCGACCGGCATGTTTCAGGCGATGATGCTGTTCTTCCTGCTCGCGGTCGACATTCTCGTGCGCTACCGCCTGCGGGTGGTGATGCCCGCCGATCTCAGCCGCCCGGCTGAGGCGCGCCATCCGCACATAAGGCAGGCGGACGAAGGCGTTCGCACGTCATCCACTCCCCTCGACAAGCACAGAGAAAGCCTCAGCGCGTGA
- a CDS encoding ABC transporter ATP-binding protein, with translation MATEGTPPRLALEGITKRFPGVLANDDVSFSVAPGEIHALLGENGAGKSTLVKIIYGVLQADEGRVLWDGKPVSIANPKAARRLGIGMVFQHFSLFEAMTVLENIALGLDHSFSWRELQQRVGEILKTYDLPLDPNREVHTLSVGERQRIEIVRSLLQSPKLLIMDEPTSVLTPQEVERLFETLRRLAAEGCSILYISHKLNEIQALCDTATILRGGQVVATCDPREESARSMAEMMIGASLRDVSRKPGTDFGPERLRVTHLSAPGEGPFGVPLKDINLSVRAGEVVGIAGVAGNGQNELLAALVGEIEGAESGNIFLDGVPSIAAHVGDRRRDGMCSVPEERNGHGAVPACSLTDNAVLTARHRMELASHGFIRYGAAEKYAEQVIAAFDVKATGPRAPAASLSGGNLQKFIMGREILQKPDVLIVSQPTWGVDAGAAAAIHQALVDLAAAGSAILLISQDLDELLALCDRIAVINGGVLSDMLNVEGISIERVGLLMGGMHGEDAAGSGGDGGGPRHGPREEQVHAA, from the coding sequence ATGGCGACGGAAGGCACACCGCCACGGCTCGCGCTTGAAGGTATTACCAAGCGTTTTCCGGGCGTTCTCGCCAATGATGATGTGAGCTTCTCCGTCGCGCCGGGCGAGATCCACGCGCTCTTGGGGGAGAACGGGGCGGGCAAATCGACGCTCGTCAAGATCATCTACGGCGTCCTGCAGGCCGACGAAGGCCGGGTGCTGTGGGACGGCAAACCTGTTTCGATCGCCAACCCCAAGGCCGCGCGGCGCCTCGGCATCGGCATGGTCTTTCAGCATTTCTCGCTGTTCGAGGCGATGACGGTTCTGGAAAACATCGCCCTCGGCCTCGACCATTCCTTCAGCTGGCGCGAGTTGCAGCAGCGCGTCGGCGAGATCCTCAAGACCTATGATCTGCCGCTCGATCCGAACCGCGAAGTGCACACTCTGTCGGTGGGCGAGCGGCAGCGCATCGAGATCGTGCGCTCGCTCCTGCAATCGCCGAAACTTCTGATCATGGACGAGCCGACCTCGGTGTTGACGCCGCAGGAGGTGGAACGGCTTTTCGAGACCTTGCGCCGGCTGGCCGCGGAAGGCTGCTCGATCCTTTATATCTCCCACAAGCTCAACGAGATTCAGGCGCTCTGCGACACCGCCACGATCCTGCGGGGCGGGCAGGTCGTCGCCACCTGCGACCCGCGCGAGGAATCGGCGAGATCCATGGCCGAGATGATGATCGGCGCCTCGCTGCGCGACGTGAGCCGCAAGCCCGGCACCGACTTCGGCCCGGAAAGGCTGCGCGTCACGCATCTTTCTGCGCCGGGCGAGGGGCCCTTCGGCGTTCCCCTGAAAGACATCAATCTCTCGGTGCGCGCCGGCGAGGTCGTGGGGATCGCGGGCGTCGCCGGCAACGGCCAGAACGAATTGCTGGCGGCTCTCGTCGGCGAGATCGAGGGTGCGGAAAGCGGCAACATCTTTCTCGACGGGGTGCCCTCCATCGCCGCCCATGTCGGCGACAGGCGGCGCGACGGCATGTGCTCCGTGCCGGAAGAGCGCAACGGCCATGGCGCCGTTCCGGCCTGTTCACTCACCGACAATGCCGTGTTGACGGCGCGCCACCGCATGGAACTGGCGAGCCACGGCTTCATCCGCTATGGGGCGGCGGAGAAATACGCCGAACAGGTGATTGCGGCCTTCGACGTAAAGGCGACGGGGCCGCGCGCGCCGGCGGCGAGCCTGTCCGGCGGCAATCTGCAGAAATTCATCATGGGCCGCGAGATCCTGCAAAAGCCGGACGTCCTCATCGTCTCGCAGCCGACCTGGGGCGTCGATGCGGGCGCGGCGGCTGCCATCCACCAGGCGCTCGTCGATCTTGCCGCCGCCGGCTCGGCGATCCTCCTGATCAGCCAGGACCTCGACGAGCTTCTGGCGTTGTGCGATCGCATCGCCGTCATCAATGGCGGCGTCTTGTCGGACATGCTCAATGTGGAAGGGATTTCGATCGAAAGAGTGGGCCTGTTGATGGGCGGCATGCATGGCGAGGATGCCGCCGGGAGTGGCGGCGACGGCGGCGGGCCGCGCCATGGGCCCCGCGAGGAGCAAGTTCATGCGGCTTAG